From a region of the Arachis ipaensis cultivar K30076 chromosome B09, Araip1.1, whole genome shotgun sequence genome:
- the LOC107616162 gene encoding uncharacterized protein LOC107616162, which translates to MDLSLCSLSLFSLPSITADLSHRPSPSITTGGHRRSSPQFPLFSAQFIMSTSRPARNSDAPASTPVPAPVPTSASAGHAAGTAARPAAAIRASRIDPGWKYVTAVEERNTNDIICNFCGKITRGGITRAKEHLMIKPGNVAGFLQPEKKNRGRQSSTPASTEEHSVNARELDLDSLGFGLSEEDAQGIDEIPNPTPIAAARGGASSMRGPMDLFMKRPKTAIARNKKEKLRQQNIKEACNKEAVCRVHRYIARWFYQAGIPLNPVRLKSFQEMLWAIGSFGPNLPAPTYHALRVPLLNEKLEYTKDLLKGHKEQREKYGYSIMSDAWTDKRQQSIINFLVNSPAGTMFLKSIDASDYVKTGEKMFELLDGIVEEIGEQNVVQVVIDNGSNYVLAGKLLMEKRPNLFWTPCAAHCLDLMLEDIGKLPLIQKTIKSAISLVSFTYSHSSTLSMLRQFTNGKELVRHAVTRFATSFFSLERLYEEKGNLRRMFTLDEWVRNKLSREAKGRKETKIVIRPSFWNHVKYTLKIMGASYSGASTC; encoded by the exons ATGGATCTTTCTCTctgttctctttctctcttctctctgcctTCAATCACTGCCGATCTTAGCCACCGCCCGTCGCCGTCCATCACCACTGGTGGTCACCGCCGCTCATCACCACAGTTCCCTCTTTTTTCTG cTCAGTTCATCATGTCAACTTCTAGACCAGCCCGTAATTCTGATGCCCCTGCCTCTACCCCTGTCCCTGCCCCTGTCCCTACCTCTGCCTCTGCTGGCCATGCTGCTGGAACTGCTGCTCGTCCTGCAGCTGCTATCCGTGCCAGTAGGATTGATCCAGGGTGGAAATATGTTACTGCTGTAGAAGAGAGAAATACCAATGACATCATATGTAATTTTTGTGGAAAAATTACGAGAGGAGGAATTACACGGGCAAAGGAGCACTTAATGATTAAGCCTGGGAATGTTGCTGGAT TTCTacaaccagaaaaaaaaaatcgtGGAAGACAAAGTTCTACGCCGGCAAGCACTGAGGAACATAGTGTCAATGCTAGGGAGCTTGATTTAGATAGTTTGGGTTTTGGATTGTCAGAGGAAGATGCTCAAGGAATTGATGAAATTCCAAATCCAACTCCAATAGCAGCAGCTAGAGGGGGGGCAAGTTCTATGAGAGGTCCAATGGACTTGTTTATGAAAAGACCTAAAACTGCCATTGCAAGAAACAAAAAGGAGAAATTGAGGCAACAGAATATCAAGGAAGCATGTAATAAGGAAGCGGTTTGTAGAGTTCATCGATACATAGCCCGGTGGTTCTACCAAGCTGGGATTCCATTGAATCCAGTGAGGTTGAAGAGTTTTCAAGAAATGTTGTGGGCTATTGGAAGCTTTGGTCCTAATTTACCTGCTCCCACTTATCATGCTCTAAGGGTGCCACTCCTTAATGAGAAATTAGAATACACCAAAGACTTGTTGAAGGGTCATAAGGAACAACGAGAAAAGTATGGCTACTCTATTATGTCAGATGCTTGGACGGATAAGAGACAACAGAGCATTATCAATTTTCTTGTAAACTCTCCTGCTGGGACAATGTTTTTGAAGTCTATTGATGCCTCTGATTATGTGAAGACGGGTGAAAAAATGTTTGAGCTTCTTGATGGTATTGTTGAGGAAATTGGGGAGCAAAATGTTGTTCAAGTTGTAATTGACAACGGGAGCAACTATGTTCTAGCTGGTAAGTTGTTGATGGAGAAAAGACCGAATTTGTTTTGGACCCCGTGTGCTGCCCATTGTTTGGATTTGATGCTTGAAGACATTGGGAAGTTACCGTTAATCCAAAAAACCATAAAAAGTGCCATTTCTTTGGTTAGCTTCACTTATAGCCACTCTAGCACTTTATCCATGTTGAGACAATTCACAAATGGCAAGGAATTGGTGAGGCATGCAGTCACCCGATTTGCCACTTCATTTTTCTCTTTGGAAAGGCTTTATGAGGAGAAAGGAAATCTAAGAAGAATGTTCACTTTGGATGAGTGGGTAAGGAATAAGTTGTCAAGGGAGGCAAAGGGGAGGAAGGAAACAAAGATTGTTATTAGGCCCTCCTTTTGGAATCATGTCAAGTACACCCTTAAGATCATGGGGGCCTCTTATTCGGGTGCTTCGACTTGTTGA
- the LOC107616160 gene encoding uncharacterized protein LOC107616160: MSIISWNCCGLAASARVSELHSLCKQIKPTIIFFIETRAKEKTVSRIKKRLHFENAFCVEPRGLSGGLCLFWNAIYKVDIYFWCDNYIKARIVDKEGNMWLYNFVYGNPNFKKRQEQWREITVNCRSEGEPQLFIGDFNDVLSQEENVELHPKPQNQVRDFRNFVDSNALIDLELKGGGFTWFSNPRNGFVTRERIDRALGNWEWRMMYPHAYLSSMPAISLDHSPLILDLNPVHNVRRSFKFEAFWADHEDCEKVVRRGWSKHEPNGCKWGRLTNKIKSCKEELRKWSRTTFKRADKEIHCLKEELKKLQASDFLEEKQE, translated from the coding sequence ATGAGCATCATAAGTTGGAACTGTTGCGGGTTAGCGGCTTCTGCGAGAGTTTCGGAACTACATAGTCTATGTAAACAGATTAAGCCGACAATAATCTTTTTTATTGAAACAAGAGCAAAAGAAAAGACTGTAAGTAGAATTAAGAAGAGGCTTCATTTTGAAAATGCCTTTTGTGTAGAACCCCGGGGTCTGTCCGGCGGTCTATGTTTGTTTTGGAATGCAATATATAAAGTTgatatttatttttggtgtgaTAACTATATTAAAGCTCGAATTGTGGATAAAGAAGGAAATATGTGGTTATACAATTTTGTATATGGTAAtcctaattttaaaaaaagacaAGAGCAATGGAGGGAGATCACGGTCAATTGCAGAAGTGAAGGTGAACCTCAGCTCTTCATAGGAGACTTTAACGACGTTTTGAGTCAAGAGGAGAACGTGGAACTGCATCCGAAGCCGCAGAACCAGGTCAGAGACTTCAGAAATTTTGTAGATTCAAATGCTCTCATAGATTTGGAATTGAAAGGAGGAGGGTTCACATGGTTTAGCAATCCAAGAAATGGATTTGTGACAAGGGAAAGAATAGATAGGGCGTTGGGCAATTGGGAGTGGAGGATGATGTATCCACATGCCTATCTTTCGTCAATGCCTGCTATTAGTTTGGATCATAGTCCTCTAATTTTAGATTTGAACCCTGTGCATAATGTTAGAAGGAGTTTTAAGTTCGAAGCTTTTTGGGCTGACCACGAAGATTGTGAGAAGGTAGTGAGAAGGGGCTGGAGTAAACATGAACCTAATGGCTGCAAATGGGGGAGATTAACTAATAAAATCAAGAGTTGTAAGGAAGAGTTAAGAAAATGGAGTAGAACTACCTTCAAACGGGCAGACAAAGAGATTCATTGTTTGAAGGAGGAACTTAAAAAATTACAAGCCTCTGATTttttagaagaaaaacaagagtAG
- the LOC107619404 gene encoding uncharacterized protein LOC107619404, with protein sequence MAVSLPILVILIALHLIAFVFAVGAERRRSAAKVVPDEYDDRTYCVYTTDASTVYGLSAFFLLLISHAIVNALTRCLCCGKGLVSGARSTCAVFLFIFSWISFLGAESCLLAGSARNAYHTKYRGYFGVNDLSCATLRKGVFAAGAALTLISMLASILYYWAHSKADTGGWEKHHNEGIVLATHQQQQGSDFGKA encoded by the exons ATGGCGGTTTCCTTACCCATTCTGGTCATCCTCATCGCCCTCCACCTCATCGCCTTCGTCTTCGCCGTAGGCGCCGAACGACGTCGTAGCGCC GCGAAAGTGGTTCCCGATGAGTATGACGACAGAACTTACTGTGTTTACACCACCGATGCCTCCACAGTGTACGGCCTCTCCGCCTTCTTTCTCCTATTAATCAGCCACGCCATCGTTAACGCCCTCACCAGATGCCTCTGCTGCGGCAAGGGCCTCGTCTCCGGCGCCCGCTCCACCTGTGCCGtctttctcttcattttctctTG GATTAGTTTTCTGGGAGCAGAGTCATGCTTGTTGGCAGGGTCTGCGAGGAACGCATATCACACAAAATACAGAGGGTATTTTGGGGTAAATGACTTGTCCTGCGCCACCCTCCGCAAGGGGGTGTTCGCCGCCGGTGCTGCCCTTACTTTGATCTCCATGTTGGCCTCCATTTTGTACTATTGGGCTCACTCCAAGGCTGATACTGGTGGCTGGGAGAAGCACCACAATGAGGGCATTGTATTAGCTACCCACCAGCAACAACAAGGTTCTGACTTTGGCAAGGCCTGA